Genomic segment of Aliiroseovarius sp. M344:
ACCGATCTTGCCAAATCGTTCGAGGACGCCGGCGTCGCCGCGATTATCTATACGGATATCAACCGAGACGGCGCGATGCAGGGGCCCAATGTGGAGGCCACTGCCGATCTGGCCCGCGCAGTCTCGATCCCGGTGATCGCCAGCGGTGGAGTCAGCTCCATGGACGACCTGATTGCCCTGCGCGACTGCGGTGTAGCCTTGAATGGTGCCATCTCGGGCCGCGCGCTATATGATGGCGCTATTGATCTGAAGAAGGCGCTGGCGGCGCTTTAACCCCCCGCAGCGGCGGCAGTCAGCTTTTCCAAAGCCCCAGTCATCATACCGACATAGGGCGCGTCACCCGAAATGCCGAGATCCCCCAACATGTCAGCGGGCGCTTCAAAGGCGAGCCACACCGCGCCATCGCTGTCCTCATAGACCAGCACCCGAAGCGGCAGCATGAGACCAGCTAGGGGTGCCGCCTGCATTGCGGGTGTACCAAGCTTGGGGTTTCCAAAGACCAGAAGCTGTGAGGCACCTAACTCCATATCCACTGACGCCGCGCCACCTGCGTGATCGACACGGGCGAAAACGGTTGCGCCAGCGTTTCCGACGGCCGCCTCCAAAGCGTCCATCGTTTTCGCGACAGTGCCAGAAGAAGGGACTTTCATGATCTCTGCCATCGCAGGCAGAGCAACCATCGATACAAGCGTCGCAAGAGTGAACTTCATCATGGGGCAATTCCTTTAATTCAGGTACGAATGCGACAATGCTCTGGCCAGTTCGGGGTTGAGCCAATAAAACAAACTGTGATCAGCCAAGGACCGCGCAGAAAATGCTGAAGACTCGTATCATTCCCTGCCTCGATGTGGCCGAGGGCCGCACCGTGAAGGGCGTCAATTTCGTCGATCTGATCGACGCCGGCGACCCGGTGGAACAGGCGCGCGCCTATGACGCCGCCGGGGCAGATGAATTGTGCTTTCTCGATATCAAAGCCACGCATGAAAATCGCGGCACCATGTTTGACCTCGCCACCCGCACAGCCGAACAGTGCTTCATGCCGCTGACCATTGGCGGCGGCGTGCGCAGCCCCGAAGATGTGCGCGACCTGCTGCTCGCGGGTGCGGACAAGGTCAGCTTCAATTCTGCCGCCGTGGCCGACCCGGACGTGATCGCGCGATCTGCGGACCGCTTTGGCAGTCAGTGCATCGTGGTGGCGATCGACGCCAAGACCGTTGCGCCCGGCAAATGGGGCATCTTCACACATGGGGGCCGCAAAGCCGCCGTAGACGAAAATGGTGATCCGATCGACGCAGTCGAATTCGCCAAATTGATGGAAGCCAAGGGTGCAGGAGAAATCCTGTTGACCTC
This window contains:
- a CDS encoding DUF302 domain-containing protein, encoding MMKFTLATLVSMVALPAMAEIMKVPSSGTVAKTMDALEAAVGNAGATVFARVDHAGGAASVDMELGASQLLVFGNPKLGTPAMQAAPLAGLMLPLRVLVYEDSDGAVWLAFEAPADMLGDLGISGDAPYVGMMTGALEKLTAAAAGG
- the hisF gene encoding imidazole glycerol phosphate synthase subunit HisF; this translates as MLKTRIIPCLDVAEGRTVKGVNFVDLIDAGDPVEQARAYDAAGADELCFLDIKATHENRGTMFDLATRTAEQCFMPLTIGGGVRSPEDVRDLLLAGADKVSFNSAAVADPDVIARSADRFGSQCIVVAIDAKTVAPGKWGIFTHGGRKAAVDENGDPIDAVEFAKLMEAKGAGEILLTSMDRDGTRAGFNLPLTRAISDAVHVPVIASGGVGNLDHLVEGVTKGGASAVLAASIFHFGDYTIREAKEHMAAAGIPMRLT